In Acidobacteriota bacterium, a single genomic region encodes these proteins:
- a CDS encoding phosphoribosylformylglycinamidine synthase subunit PurQ: MGAGDNAGLRVLIPVGLGLNCEAETAHAFRSLGVEPDRVHLTDLFAHRGPRPLADYHVIAFIGGFSYGDHVAGGLVLATRLRAHLEDDLRRFLERGGLAIGICNGFQTLVRLGLLPGPEEGAHDFVQRADLGPNDRLGYRNAWVRLRVEPGTRCLWTRGMDSFELPARHGEGKFLTEPAGLVRRLAEDGRVAVRYVDEAGRPTERWPWNPNGSTGGIAGICDHSGRVFGLMPHPDAFLHPWHHPDWRRQPAPETREPAGLALFRSGLDAARELV, encoded by the coding sequence ATGGGCGCGGGCGACAACGCGGGCCTGAGGGTGCTGATTCCCGTCGGGCTGGGGCTCAACTGCGAGGCGGAGACGGCCCACGCCTTTCGTTCCCTCGGCGTGGAGCCCGACAGGGTGCACCTGACCGACCTCTTCGCTCACCGGGGGCCGCGGCCCCTGGCCGATTACCACGTGATCGCCTTCATCGGAGGATTCTCCTACGGTGACCACGTGGCGGGCGGCCTGGTGCTCGCCACGCGCCTGAGAGCGCACCTCGAAGACGACTTGCGGCGCTTCCTCGAAAGGGGGGGGCTGGCCATCGGGATCTGCAATGGTTTTCAGACCCTCGTGCGCCTGGGCCTGCTGCCGGGGCCCGAGGAGGGAGCCCACGATTTCGTGCAGCGGGCGGACCTGGGGCCCAACGATCGTCTCGGCTACCGTAACGCCTGGGTGCGCCTGCGGGTCGAGCCGGGCACGCGCTGCCTTTGGACCCGGGGGATGGATTCATTCGAACTGCCCGCCCGCCACGGCGAGGGCAAGTTTCTCACCGAGCCCGCCGGCCTGGTCCGGCGTCTTGCCGAGGACGGCCGGGTGGCGGTGCGCTACGTGGACGAGGCGGGCCGGCCCACGGAGCGGTGGCCGTGGAACCCCAACGGCTCGACGGGCGGAATCGCCGGGATCTGTGATCACTCGGGAAGGGTTTTCGGCCTGATGCCTCATCCCGACGCTTTCCTGCATCCCTGGCACCATCCCGACTGGCGCCGACAGCCGGCTCCCGAAACCCGGGAGCCGGCGGGACTGGCCCTGTTCCGCTCGGGCCTCGACGCCGCCCGGGAGCTGGTGTAG
- a CDS encoding AIR synthase-related protein, with product MSTTTRIEIGIRPGQVDSRGVSVAHRIRTLLGIPVGEVRTRDVYHIQPALSARQAEQVARAFAGPVLRRGAVGRLEGRDFDMVVAVGFRPGVTDPVAHSARVAIEDLLGLSPGRCEAVFTSRLYLLAGVDRAQAERIARELLANEVIERITIQSREEWEASEPDLEVPRVRESRVPETRTISLEVEDAALDRLSREMLLALSTDEMRVIRDFFRRAGEDPGRRAAGLGAEPTDAELECLAQTWSEHCKHKIMSATIRYRGPGEEEEIIDSLFGTYIKGATRAVDAAIRQREGRSWLVSVFHDNAGVIAATDRHHLVYKVETHNSPSALDPYGGAITGIVGVNRDPFGTGLGAELLANVWGYCFADPDWEGDLPAGLLHPRRIREGVHRGVIDGGNQSGIPYGRGFEFFDPRFLGKPLVYCGTVGRMPVQVAGRPAHEKAARPGDRIVMVGGRIGKDGIHGATFSSAELTEESPVQAVQIGDPITEKMMFDFLVEARDLGLYSAITDNGAGGLSSSVGEMAQAPGGARMDLARAPLKYQGLAPWEVLVSEAQERMTVAVPPENLERFIELARRREVEATDLGEFTDSGVFHCLWGERTVTYLPMEFLHEGLPPMRLEARFDPPEIADPQRLPLPAARGLGEQARAFIARHNLASNEALCRVYDHEVKALTVVKPWVGVHRDVPSDATVFQVDHQGWEGYALAEGIFPTYSDIDAHAMAQAAMDLALRRLLAAGARPDRIAALDNFCWPDPLPGPTNPDAEHKLAQLVRTCRGLYESCTAYGVPLISGKDSMKNDAVIGGKRISIPPTLLVSAIGLVPDVRQAMTLEVPEHRLEILMLGVTADELGGSQWAAHRGVDFPRVPRCRPRAWAPRYRALAGVIRDRLVQAVHAPALGGLLPALLRLARAGDAGVEVDLEALPVEGDVGWEARLFGESCGRMLLCCRPEDREEVCRRLAGEPLARIGRFGDDGRLRVSLGRRLLLDESVETLVSCWRREAAGEES from the coding sequence GTGAGCACAACCACCCGCATAGAGATCGGCATCAGGCCGGGGCAGGTCGATAGCCGCGGCGTCTCCGTCGCCCACCGAATCCGCACCCTGCTGGGGATTCCCGTCGGAGAGGTGCGCACGCGAGACGTCTATCACATTCAGCCGGCCCTCTCCGCCCGGCAGGCCGAGCAGGTAGCCCGGGCCTTCGCCGGGCCTGTTCTGCGGCGGGGGGCGGTCGGTCGGCTCGAGGGACGGGACTTCGACATGGTGGTGGCGGTGGGTTTCCGCCCCGGCGTGACCGATCCCGTCGCCCACTCGGCCAGGGTCGCGATCGAGGATCTCCTGGGCCTGTCACCGGGCCGGTGCGAGGCCGTGTTCACCTCCCGGCTCTACCTGCTTGCCGGAGTCGACCGCGCCCAGGCCGAGCGTATCGCCCGGGAACTCCTGGCCAATGAAGTGATCGAGAGGATCACCATCCAGAGTCGGGAAGAGTGGGAGGCCTCCGAGCCGGACCTGGAGGTGCCCCGGGTGCGGGAGAGCCGGGTTCCCGAGACGCGGACGATCTCCCTCGAAGTGGAGGACGCTGCACTCGATCGCCTGAGTCGCGAGATGCTCCTGGCCTTGAGCACCGACGAGATGCGGGTGATTCGGGACTTCTTTCGCCGGGCCGGCGAGGATCCCGGCCGCCGGGCGGCGGGGCTCGGCGCGGAGCCCACGGATGCCGAGCTGGAATGCCTGGCCCAGACCTGGTCGGAGCACTGCAAGCACAAGATCATGAGCGCCACCATCCGCTATCGCGGTCCGGGTGAGGAGGAGGAGATCATCGATTCCCTCTTCGGCACCTACATCAAGGGCGCCACGCGTGCCGTGGACGCGGCGATCCGGCAGCGGGAAGGGCGGAGTTGGCTGGTCTCGGTCTTCCACGACAACGCGGGCGTGATCGCGGCCACGGACCGGCATCACCTGGTCTACAAGGTGGAGACCCACAACAGTCCCTCGGCGCTCGATCCCTACGGTGGGGCGATCACCGGCATCGTCGGTGTCAACCGGGATCCCTTCGGGACGGGCCTGGGCGCCGAGTTGCTGGCCAACGTCTGGGGCTACTGCTTTGCCGACCCCGACTGGGAAGGGGATCTGCCGGCGGGCCTGCTCCATCCCCGTCGCATCCGGGAAGGCGTCCACCGCGGTGTGATCGATGGGGGTAACCAGTCGGGCATCCCCTATGGTCGGGGTTTCGAGTTCTTCGACCCGCGCTTCCTGGGCAAGCCCCTGGTCTACTGCGGGACCGTGGGCCGCATGCCGGTGCAGGTCGCCGGTCGACCGGCTCACGAGAAGGCGGCCCGGCCGGGAGATCGCATCGTGATGGTCGGCGGACGTATCGGTAAGGACGGGATCCACGGCGCGACGTTCTCCAGTGCGGAGCTGACCGAGGAGAGTCCGGTCCAGGCGGTGCAAATCGGGGATCCGATCACCGAGAAGATGATGTTCGACTTCCTGGTCGAGGCTCGGGACCTGGGGCTGTACTCCGCGATCACCGACAACGGCGCCGGCGGCCTTTCCTCCTCGGTGGGGGAGATGGCCCAGGCCCCCGGCGGCGCACGGATGGATCTGGCCCGGGCGCCACTGAAATACCAGGGCCTGGCTCCCTGGGAGGTGCTGGTCTCCGAGGCCCAGGAGCGGATGACCGTCGCCGTGCCCCCGGAGAACCTGGAGCGCTTCATCGAACTGGCCCGACGGCGGGAGGTGGAAGCGACGGACCTGGGGGAGTTCACAGACAGCGGCGTTTTCCACTGCCTGTGGGGCGAACGAACGGTGACCTACCTGCCGATGGAGTTTCTGCACGAAGGGCTGCCCCCCATGCGCCTCGAGGCTCGCTTCGACCCGCCCGAGATCGCCGATCCCCAGCGCTTGCCGTTGCCGGCGGCTCGGGGCCTGGGAGAGCAGGCGCGGGCCTTCATCGCCCGCCACAACCTGGCTTCCAACGAGGCGCTCTGCCGGGTTTACGATCACGAGGTCAAGGCGTTGACGGTGGTCAAGCCCTGGGTGGGCGTTCACCGGGACGTGCCCTCCGACGCCACCGTCTTCCAGGTCGACCACCAGGGCTGGGAGGGTTATGCCCTGGCGGAGGGGATCTTTCCCACCTACTCGGACATCGACGCTCACGCCATGGCCCAGGCGGCGATGGATCTGGCCCTGCGGCGCCTGCTGGCCGCCGGGGCGAGGCCGGACCGGATCGCGGCCCTCGACAACTTCTGCTGGCCGGATCCCCTGCCCGGGCCGACCAACCCGGACGCCGAACACAAACTGGCCCAGCTCGTACGCACCTGTCGCGGACTCTACGAGTCCTGCACGGCCTACGGTGTGCCGCTGATCTCCGGCAAAGACTCGATGAAGAACGACGCGGTGATCGGCGGCAAGAGGATCAGCATCCCTCCCACCCTGCTGGTTTCCGCCATCGGCCTGGTACCCGACGTGCGGCAGGCGATGACCCTCGAGGTCCCGGAGCACCGGCTGGAGATCCTGATGCTCGGGGTCACGGCCGACGAGTTGGGAGGCAGCCAGTGGGCGGCCCACCGCGGCGTGGACTTCCCCCGGGTGCCCCGTTGTCGGCCCAGGGCCTGGGCGCCCCGCTACCGGGCCCTGGCCGGTGTGATCCGCGACCGCCTGGTGCAGGCCGTTCACGCGCCGGCCCTGGGCGGTCTGCTGCCCGCCCTGCTGCGCCTGGCCCGGGCCGGCGATGCCGGCGTGGAGGTGGACCTGGAAGCCTTGCCGGTGGAGGGAGACGTAGGCTGGGAGGCCCGGCTTTTCGGCGAGTCCTGCGGGCGCATGCTCCTGTGTTGTCGACCCGAAGACAGGGAAGAGGTTTGCCGGCGGCTGGCGGGTGAACCCCTGGCCCGCATCGGTCGCTTCGGTGACGACGGGCGGCTGCGCGTCTCACTGGGCCGGCGGCTGTTGCTGGACGAGAGCGTGGAGACACTGGTGTCCTGCTGGCGGCGCGAGGCCGCCGGGGAGGAAAGTTAG
- a CDS encoding GNAT family N-acetyltransferase produces MSSRSSTRSRTAESTGSGAPLRWSLDLHQGWSAIDDLQDEWNWLLGAQRWPLPGSGPAGARILGQVRPSGPVPLIAALRLNSRIEGIIALETYRWMGGLVARFLGQGLFYRHQPLLSVEGRRVGAADLLRALSRRLGKAVVFHLEGIGPSGPAIEWLREGLRGVPGWTEFRVARRETELDLRGGWERVLSSIPQTLRRAAAAPGGGSWRFHIESPARVGRLAELRERMDSTLPETSDRWRVMAGIFDAAPEEARRLAVLACDGRPVAACALWVMRRRAIEIAVMKDPALPAARLVAALRLGVIESLARQGETESMLLVPAAPGAGCGVGLLVRHQRALIGAPYPGLARIGARILAWAATREGGTSWLPAGLRGPAGTIGSLGGAEQGRLLPPSERGQGREHNHPHRDRHQAGAGR; encoded by the coding sequence ATGTCGTCACGGTCCAGCACCCGGAGTCGAACCGCCGAATCCACCGGCTCGGGGGCTCCCTTGCGCTGGAGCCTGGATTTGCACCAGGGCTGGAGCGCCATCGACGACCTTCAGGACGAGTGGAACTGGCTGCTCGGCGCGCAGCGCTGGCCTCTGCCCGGTTCAGGCCCCGCCGGCGCCCGGATCCTCGGCCAGGTTCGGCCCTCGGGACCCGTGCCCCTGATCGCCGCCCTGCGACTGAACTCCCGCATCGAGGGCATCATCGCCCTCGAGACCTACCGCTGGATGGGGGGGCTGGTGGCCCGCTTCCTCGGCCAGGGGCTCTTCTATCGTCATCAACCCCTGCTCTCGGTGGAAGGCCGGAGGGTGGGGGCCGCCGACCTGCTGCGGGCGCTCTCCCGGCGGCTGGGCAAGGCGGTCGTTTTCCACCTCGAAGGTATCGGTCCGTCGGGTCCCGCCATCGAGTGGCTGCGCGAGGGGCTGCGTGGGGTACCGGGCTGGACCGAGTTCCGCGTCGCCCGCCGGGAAACCGAACTCGATCTGCGCGGTGGCTGGGAGCGAGTGCTCTCGTCGATCCCCCAGACCCTGCGGCGGGCGGCGGCGGCGCCGGGGGGAGGCTCGTGGCGGTTCCACATCGAGTCACCTGCCCGGGTGGGACGCCTGGCGGAGTTGCGGGAGCGGATGGACTCCACCCTGCCGGAGACCAGTGACCGCTGGCGGGTGATGGCGGGGATCTTCGACGCGGCTCCCGAGGAGGCTCGGCGGCTGGCGGTCCTCGCATGCGACGGCCGGCCGGTGGCGGCGTGCGCCCTTTGGGTCATGCGGCGCCGAGCGATCGAGATCGCCGTGATGAAGGACCCCGCACTCCCGGCGGCCCGGCTGGTCGCCGCCCTGCGGCTCGGTGTGATCGAGTCGCTGGCCCGCCAGGGTGAGACCGAGTCCATGTTGCTGGTTCCCGCGGCTCCGGGAGCGGGTTGCGGGGTGGGGCTCCTGGTACGGCATCAGCGCGCGCTGATCGGGGCCCCCTACCCGGGCCTGGCGCGGATCGGGGCCCGGATCCTGGCCTGGGCCGCGACCCGCGAAGGCGGGACATCCTGGCTGCCCGCGGGTTTGCGGGGCCCCGCAGGCACAATCGGCAGCCTCGGGGGGGCGGAGCAGGGTAGACTCTTGCCTCCATCAGAGCGAGGCCAGGGTCGTGAGCACAACCACCCGCATAGAGATCGGCATCAGGCCGGGGCAGGTCGATAG
- a CDS encoding ferredoxin family protein, with protein MATRPDRGRVEIGTDECKGCLLCTAVCPVHVLVRTKTLNKQGYFPVAYTGSGCTGCGFCFYACPEPGAITVFRLEKSA; from the coding sequence ATGGCGACGCGTCCAGACCGGGGTCGGGTGGAGATCGGTACCGACGAGTGCAAAGGCTGTCTGCTCTGCACCGCGGTTTGTCCGGTCCATGTTCTCGTTCGCACCAAAACCCTCAACAAACAGGGCTATTTCCCGGTGGCCTACACCGGCTCCGGCTGTACCGGCTGCGGCTTTTGTTTCTACGCCTGCCCGGAGCCCGGAGCGATCACCGTCTTCCGTCTCGAGAAATCGGCCTGA
- a CDS encoding 3-methyl-2-oxobutanoate dehydrogenase subunit VorB translates to MSVSLRRPPLLIKGNEAIIKGAILAGCKTFFGYPITPASEIAEAAARDFPAAGGTFIQAESETASINMVYGAASTGVRTMTASSGPGISLMQEGISYLAGAELPAVIVSIVRGGPGLGNIGPEQSDYNQIVRIGGHGNYRNPVFAPATGQEMCDLTMHAFEVADRYRTPVYLMADGFTGQMMEPVSFPDPVPALPEKEWAVRADAETRENLVSSIFLEHDQLEEHNRKLQRKYKEIEAAEVRVEDFLVDDATILVVGYGIMSRVLRSAVRAAREEGLKVGLVRPISLWPFPKAHLENLAGRVDRIITFELSNGQMVEDVRLSVHDNVPVHFYGRMGGNVPSAEECLDVIRRYAAEGGK, encoded by the coding sequence ATGTCTGTGAGCCTTAGGCGGCCGCCCCTTCTGATCAAGGGGAACGAGGCCATCATCAAGGGTGCGATCCTGGCCGGCTGCAAAACCTTCTTCGGCTATCCCATCACGCCGGCCAGCGAAATCGCCGAGGCCGCGGCCCGGGACTTCCCTGCCGCCGGCGGCACCTTCATCCAGGCGGAGTCCGAAACGGCTTCGATCAACATGGTCTATGGCGCCGCCAGCACCGGAGTCCGCACCATGACCGCCTCGTCGGGGCCGGGCATCAGCCTGATGCAGGAGGGCATCTCCTACCTCGCCGGTGCGGAGCTGCCCGCGGTCATCGTCAGCATCGTCCGCGGCGGACCGGGACTGGGCAATATCGGCCCCGAGCAGAGCGACTACAACCAGATCGTGCGCATCGGCGGTCACGGCAACTACCGCAACCCGGTCTTCGCACCGGCCACGGGCCAGGAAATGTGCGATCTGACCATGCACGCCTTCGAGGTCGCCGATCGCTATCGCACGCCGGTCTACCTGATGGCGGACGGCTTCACCGGCCAGATGATGGAGCCGGTTTCCTTCCCCGACCCGGTACCCGCCCTGCCGGAAAAAGAGTGGGCGGTGCGGGCCGACGCCGAGACCCGGGAGAACCTGGTTTCGTCCATCTTCCTCGAGCATGACCAGCTCGAAGAGCACAACCGCAAACTGCAGCGCAAGTACAAGGAGATCGAAGCCGCCGAGGTGAGGGTCGAAGACTTCCTGGTGGACGACGCGACGATCCTGGTGGTGGGCTACGGCATCATGTCCCGGGTGCTGCGCTCGGCGGTGCGGGCGGCGCGGGAAGAAGGCCTGAAAGTGGGCCTGGTGCGGCCGATCAGCCTCTGGCCCTTCCCCAAGGCGCACCTCGAAAACCTGGCGGGAAGGGTCGATCGCATCATCACCTTCGAGTTGAGCAACGGCCAGATGGTCGAGGACGTGCGCCTGTCGGTTCACGACAACGTTCCGGTCCACTTCTACGGACGGATGGGCGGCAACGTTCCCTCCGCCGAAGAGTGCCTCGACGTGATCCGGCGCTACGCGGCCGAAGGAGGGAAATAG
- a CDS encoding 2-oxoacid:acceptor oxidoreductase family protein: MSSAPVYKPFLQRADSFYDTFQRKSGNQEVTHYCPGCGHGELHKMMAEAIDDLGIRDRTVLISPVGCSVFAYYYFDVGNVQAAHGRAPAVGTGVQRSRPHSIVISYQGDGDLAAIGLNEILQAANRGEKMVVFFVNNAIYGMTGGQMAPTTLPGMRTTTTPLGRDPRLAGNPMRMCELVAQLEAPIFVARGSLASPKEMKRTRKLVRKAMEMQVEGKGFCFVEVLSACPTGWGMTPVDAQQWIEDKLMPQFPLEIFVDKTDQERLEYVTPEPPPAEKLHEVLGIAADTRLMPAATPDPAYANPRIKVAGFGGQGVLLLGLGLAQCGMMEGRKVAWLPSYGPEMRGGTAHCHVNISEEEIGSPLVSRPTVLVAMNQPSMEKFEGELEPGAVLLLNDSMVPGEPSRKDVDVVRVRATEMAEELGNARAANMVMLGAFAGYTGALNLETCLAALDTLIKRKALIDLNRKAITAGFEAGRKARS; this comes from the coding sequence ATGAGCAGCGCGCCGGTCTACAAGCCCTTTCTCCAGCGGGCCGATAGCTTCTACGACACCTTCCAGCGCAAGTCGGGCAACCAGGAAGTCACCCACTATTGCCCCGGCTGCGGTCATGGCGAATTGCACAAGATGATGGCCGAGGCGATCGACGACCTGGGCATCCGTGACCGCACGGTGCTGATCAGCCCGGTGGGCTGCTCGGTCTTCGCCTACTACTACTTCGACGTGGGCAATGTGCAGGCAGCCCACGGACGGGCGCCGGCGGTGGGCACGGGCGTGCAGCGTTCGCGCCCCCACTCCATCGTCATCTCCTACCAGGGCGATGGCGACCTGGCGGCGATCGGGCTCAACGAAATTCTCCAGGCCGCCAATCGGGGCGAGAAGATGGTGGTCTTCTTCGTCAACAACGCGATCTACGGGATGACCGGCGGCCAGATGGCCCCCACCACTCTTCCCGGCATGCGCACCACCACGACTCCCCTGGGCCGGGACCCCCGCCTGGCCGGCAACCCGATGCGGATGTGCGAGTTGGTCGCTCAACTCGAGGCACCGATCTTCGTCGCCCGCGGGTCGCTGGCCTCCCCCAAGGAGATGAAGCGCACCCGCAAGCTCGTGCGCAAGGCCATGGAGATGCAGGTGGAGGGAAAGGGCTTCTGCTTCGTGGAAGTGCTCTCGGCCTGCCCCACCGGCTGGGGCATGACCCCCGTCGACGCCCAGCAGTGGATCGAAGACAAGTTGATGCCCCAGTTCCCCCTCGAGATCTTCGTCGACAAGACCGACCAGGAACGACTGGAATACGTCACGCCGGAGCCCCCTCCCGCGGAAAAGTTGCACGAGGTGCTCGGCATCGCCGCGGACACCAGGCTGATGCCGGCGGCGACTCCCGACCCGGCCTACGCCAATCCCCGCATCAAGGTGGCGGGTTTCGGCGGCCAGGGCGTCCTGCTGCTGGGGCTGGGCCTCGCCCAGTGCGGCATGATGGAAGGCCGCAAGGTGGCCTGGCTTCCCTCCTACGGCCCCGAGATGCGCGGCGGCACCGCCCACTGCCATGTCAACATCAGCGAAGAGGAAATCGGCTCGCCCCTGGTTTCCCGTCCCACGGTGCTGGTGGCCATGAACCAACCTTCGATGGAAAAGTTCGAGGGCGAACTGGAGCCCGGAGCGGTGCTGCTCCTCAACGACTCGATGGTTCCCGGCGAGCCTTCCCGCAAGGACGTGGACGTGGTGCGGGTGCGCGCGACGGAGATGGCCGAAGAGCTGGGCAACGCTCGTGCCGCGAACATGGTGATGCTCGGTGCGTTTGCCGGCTATACCGGCGCCCTGAACCTGGAGACCTGCCTGGCCGCGCTCGACACCCTGATCAAGCGCAAGGCGCTGATCGACCTCAACCGCAAGGCGATCACCGCGGGCTTCGAAGCCGGTCGCAAGGCGCGGAGCTGA
- a CDS encoding beta-ketoacyl-ACP synthase III — MGARILGIASAVPSKVVTNHDLERLVDTSDEWITTRTGIRERRHLEPGEDCSDMVARAASRAIERAGLTPADIDVMIVGTATPDTVFPSTACWAQPKVGLGTIPVLDISAACSGFLYGYQLADSLITSGRARHVLVVGAEALSRVMNWSDRTTCVLFGDGAGAAVIGPGEHEKDGLLASSWGADGRLASLLWQPAGGTRHPATEATVAERMHTVHMAGNEVFKHAVRAMKQAVGEVLEQAGLTNGEIDLFVPHQANVRIIKATADRARVPMEKTYLVIHKYGNVSAASIPMALADAAGEGRLKRGDLVLSASFGAGFTWAAALYRW; from the coding sequence ATGGGTGCCAGGATTCTCGGTATTGCCTCGGCGGTTCCTTCGAAGGTGGTGACCAACCACGATCTGGAGCGTCTTGTAGACACCTCCGACGAGTGGATCACGACTCGGACGGGTATCAGGGAGCGCCGTCACCTGGAGCCGGGTGAAGATTGCAGCGACATGGTGGCCCGGGCCGCGAGCCGGGCCATCGAGCGGGCGGGGCTGACGCCCGCCGATATCGATGTGATGATCGTCGGCACCGCCACGCCGGACACGGTCTTCCCTTCCACCGCCTGCTGGGCCCAGCCCAAGGTCGGCCTGGGGACGATTCCCGTGCTCGACATCTCCGCCGCCTGCTCGGGCTTTCTCTACGGCTACCAGTTGGCCGACTCACTGATCACCTCGGGTCGGGCGCGCCATGTCCTGGTGGTCGGCGCCGAGGCCCTGAGCCGGGTGATGAACTGGAGCGACCGCACCACCTGTGTCCTCTTCGGCGACGGTGCCGGTGCCGCGGTGATCGGTCCCGGCGAACACGAGAAGGACGGCCTGCTGGCCTCGAGCTGGGGGGCCGACGGACGCCTGGCGTCGTTGCTCTGGCAGCCTGCGGGAGGCACCCGCCATCCCGCCACGGAGGCCACCGTCGCCGAGCGGATGCACACGGTGCACATGGCGGGCAACGAGGTCTTCAAGCACGCGGTGCGGGCGATGAAGCAGGCCGTGGGCGAGGTGCTCGAGCAGGCGGGGTTGACCAACGGCGAGATCGATCTCTTCGTGCCCCACCAGGCCAACGTGCGGATCATCAAGGCCACCGCGGATCGAGCGCGGGTGCCGATGGAAAAGACCTACCTGGTGATCCACAAGTACGGCAACGTCTCCGCGGCGTCGATTCCCATGGCCCTGGCGGATGCCGCCGGAGAAGGCCGTCTCAAGCGCGGCGACCTGGTGCTCAGCGCCTCCTTCGGCGCAGGTTTCACCTGGGCCGCGGCGCTCTATCGCTGGTAA
- a CDS encoding DUF1343 domain-containing protein has translation MGGGTLAGIEVLCEQRAHLVAGSRVALLCHAASVDSRLRHAAEVLNAAGARVMREFAPEHGVAAGLQDMEAVDETLDPLTGIPVISLYGEDEASLTPSIASLDGVDAVVVDLMDVGARYYTFVATAVRLLEVAARAGVRVLVADRPNPIDGVTVEGNRVDPRYRSFVSELDVPNRHGMTLGELCRWARRQRGIDVELDVVPVRGWRREQYWDASGLPWVQPSPNMPTLDTALVYPGACLVEATNLSEGRGTTRPFEWIGAPFLEGRTLARHLAARNLPGVVFRPISFVPAFHKHAGRACGGVQIHVTDRRAFRPLRTGLEILAACRSLGGDAFAWREEPYEFVSDRPALDLLGGGPQWRQALEAGADPAEMEAAWQAEQAEFLERRRPALLY, from the coding sequence GTGGGCGGCGGGACGCTTGCCGGCATCGAAGTGCTCTGCGAGCAACGTGCCCACCTGGTGGCCGGCTCGCGCGTCGCCTTGCTCTGTCACGCCGCGTCGGTGGACAGCAGGCTGCGCCACGCGGCCGAAGTGCTGAACGCGGCCGGGGCTCGGGTGATGCGTGAGTTCGCCCCCGAGCACGGCGTGGCCGCCGGCCTGCAGGACATGGAGGCCGTGGACGAGACCCTCGACCCCCTGACCGGCATTCCGGTGATCAGCCTCTACGGTGAGGACGAGGCTTCCCTGACTCCTTCCATCGCGTCCCTCGACGGCGTGGACGCGGTGGTCGTCGACCTGATGGACGTGGGGGCGCGCTACTACACTTTCGTGGCCACGGCGGTGCGTCTGCTCGAGGTCGCGGCCCGGGCCGGGGTCCGGGTCCTCGTCGCCGATCGCCCCAATCCGATCGACGGGGTCACTGTCGAGGGCAACCGGGTCGACCCGCGTTACCGCTCCTTCGTCTCGGAACTCGACGTGCCCAACCGCCATGGCATGACCCTGGGCGAACTCTGCCGCTGGGCCCGGCGGCAGCGCGGCATCGACGTGGAACTGGATGTCGTCCCCGTCCGGGGTTGGCGACGTGAGCAGTACTGGGACGCTTCGGGACTGCCCTGGGTCCAGCCCTCTCCCAACATGCCGACCCTGGACACCGCCCTGGTCTATCCCGGCGCCTGCCTGGTGGAGGCCACCAATCTCTCCGAGGGGCGGGGCACCACCCGCCCCTTCGAATGGATCGGCGCTCCCTTCCTCGAGGGGCGGACCCTGGCCCGGCATCTGGCCGCCCGGAACCTGCCCGGTGTGGTGTTCCGGCCGATCAGCTTCGTGCCGGCCTTTCACAAGCATGCCGGGCGGGCTTGCGGGGGCGTGCAGATCCATGTCACCGACCGCCGGGCCTTCCGTCCCCTGCGCACCGGGCTCGAAATCCTGGCGGCCTGCCGCTCCCTCGGGGGTGACGCTTTCGCGTGGCGTGAGGAGCCCTACGAATTCGTCTCGGACCGTCCGGCCCTCGATTTGCTGGGGGGTGGCCCCCAGTGGCGCCAAGCCCTCGAGGCAGGCGCCGACCCCGCGGAGATGGAGGCCGCATGGCAGGCCGAGCAGGCGGAGTTCCTCGAAAGGCGCCGGCCGGCCCTGCTTTACTAG
- a CDS encoding CvpA family protein, which translates to MSGLDIGMAVILAVCSVYGLWKGFVRIAIGMAGLGVSLALALRLAARGPQWFAGVFASGQIARVVAFVLVLVCGLLLTGLAAWLARKLVASAELGWVDRLVGATVGLAGGCLGICGLLVGLTAFLPPGSAVLGESVLLPYAITVSDLAARILPPDVARLYYERRRALEERRREVLPPASMESRRRGGRERHPS; encoded by the coding sequence ATGAGCGGTCTCGATATCGGCATGGCGGTGATTCTCGCGGTTTGTTCGGTCTACGGGCTGTGGAAAGGCTTTGTGAGGATCGCCATCGGCATGGCGGGACTCGGGGTCTCTTTGGCCCTGGCCCTGCGACTGGCGGCTCGCGGACCCCAGTGGTTCGCGGGGGTCTTCGCCTCCGGCCAGATCGCACGGGTCGTGGCCTTCGTCCTGGTGCTGGTGTGCGGTTTGCTGCTGACGGGGCTGGCGGCCTGGTTGGCTCGCAAACTGGTGGCCTCGGCCGAGCTGGGCTGGGTCGATCGGCTGGTGGGGGCCACAGTGGGCCTGGCGGGGGGCTGCCTGGGCATCTGCGGTCTGCTGGTGGGACTGACGGCCTTCCTGCCGCCGGGTTCGGCGGTGCTGGGAGAGTCGGTGCTTCTGCCCTATGCCATCACCGTCAGCGACCTGGCGGCGCGAATCCTGCCGCCGGACGTGGCCCGGCTCTACTACGAGCGTCGCCGCGCTCTCGAGGAGCGGCGGCGGGAGGTGCTGCCCCCGGCGTCGATGGAAAGCCGCCGGCGTGGCGGGCGGGAGCGACATCCGTCGTGA